A single Halobellus ruber DNA region contains:
- a CDS encoding DUF3592 domain-containing protein — MSKLSLISIILGIVLLGVAGYIAYSQQQNLSSGVQIEATVESKEVTMDSSKSGDKYTPHVTYSYTYNGTQYTSDNINPGVGTKASDTRTAAEDRIDQYNVGETTTAYVVQGSPSKSYLKKKSSPLPLIPGILGLFLIGRPVYKSVAS; from the coding sequence ATGTCGAAGTTGTCTCTAATAAGTATAATACTGGGGATTGTGCTGCTCGGAGTTGCCGGATACATAGCATACTCTCAGCAACAAAACCTCTCGTCCGGGGTGCAGATTGAAGCCACGGTAGAGAGCAAAGAAGTCACTATGGATTCCTCAAAAAGCGGGGATAAGTACACGCCCCACGTCACTTACAGCTACACGTACAACGGAACCCAATACACTTCCGACAACATCAACCCGGGAGTAGGAACAAAAGCGTCCGACACAAGGACTGCCGCCGAAGACAGAATTGACCAGTACAATGTCGGGGAGACAACCACGGCCTATGTCGTGCAAGGCTCACCCTCGAAATCGTATCTTAAGAAAAAGAGTAGCCCTCTACCACTTATACCCGGCATCTTAGGCCTATTCCTGATCGGAAGACCAGTCTACAAATCCGTCGCTTCTTAA
- a CDS encoding DUF5518 domain-containing protein: MSGLSLCVRNRLLRWKYGLIGGGVALPCTAVSYWQTGSEVSVGAVVFGGILTGYLLTRSDSETTRAGIQVGIVGGLPILWAVFHTYVAVAGFTQPEWVTLGQGVFLTVFTVAGFGIAAVVGEIGVRIGTWLADTVEGRRNHGHSN; the protein is encoded by the coding sequence ATGTCGGGTCTCAGTCTCTGTGTTCGGAATAGATTACTGCGATGGAAATACGGGCTTATCGGTGGGGGAGTGGCTCTTCCGTGTACTGCGGTCAGTTATTGGCAGACCGGGTCCGAAGTCTCGGTGGGGGCAGTAGTGTTCGGCGGGATCCTGACCGGGTACTTACTCACCCGGTCGGACAGTGAAACAACTCGTGCAGGGATCCAGGTTGGAATCGTTGGTGGACTCCCGATTCTCTGGGCCGTATTCCACACATATGTCGCCGTAGCAGGGTTCACCCAACCGGAGTGGGTCACACTCGGACAGGGCGTGTTCCTGACCGTCTTTACCGTCGCCGGGTTTGGGATCGCCGCGGTTGTTGGCGAGATCGGCGTCCGGATCGGGACGTGGCTGGCGGACACCGTTGAGGGTCGCCGCAACCACGGACACAGTAACTGA
- a CDS encoding DUF5694 domain-containing protein, with the protein MLLGSTHLAQSPGDTQNAYATDPGDILGEQRQRELETLTDRLADWEPDRIAVEERVSEQPVIDDAYAAYRDDPDTLSTVSGWERDRSNETVQIGFRLADKLGHDSVAAVDYFQSPAALLTDEEKRQLPNSLRAVLVDPDTVEYPLPDAAESNAEKQQRLDEGSLVEFYQWLNTPGVGAAMWNNDMNFYATAFENSEPGDYTAVKLMTAWTQRNLRIASNIWNVPAKDDERVLVVYGASHVPQLGQILTGAPMMAPVSPLPYLTD; encoded by the coding sequence ATGCTCCTCGGCTCAACGCATCTCGCACAGTCTCCTGGAGACACACAGAACGCATATGCTACGGATCCGGGGGACATTCTGGGCGAGCAGCGGCAGCGCGAACTCGAAACACTGACTGACCGGCTTGCAGACTGGGAGCCCGACCGGATCGCCGTCGAGGAACGGGTCTCAGAGCAGCCGGTCATCGATGATGCATACGCAGCCTACCGTGACGACCCCGACACGCTGAGTACTGTTTCCGGGTGGGAGCGGGACAGAAGCAATGAAACCGTTCAAATCGGGTTCCGGCTTGCCGACAAGCTCGGACACGACTCCGTTGCTGCTGTTGACTACTTCCAAAGTCCTGCAGCGCTGTTGACTGATGAGGAAAAACGGCAGTTGCCGAATTCGCTGCGAGCCGTGCTCGTCGATCCTGATACCGTCGAATATCCGCTTCCGGACGCAGCCGAAAGTAACGCGGAGAAACAGCAGCGGCTTGATGAAGGTTCGCTGGTGGAGTTCTATCAGTGGTTGAATACGCCTGGCGTGGGAGCAGCTATGTGGAATAACGATATGAACTTCTATGCGACGGCGTTTGAAAACAGCGAGCCGGGAGACTACACGGCTGTGAAACTGATGACGGCGTGGACACAACGAAACCTGCGTATTGCATCGAACATTTGGAACGTGCCTGCGAAAGATGACGAACGGGTGCTAGTCGTCTACGGCGCATCACACGTGCCGCAACTGGGACAGATACTGACCGGCGCACCAATGATGGCACCGGTCAGTCCGCTGCCGTATCTTACCGACTGA
- a CDS encoding DUF7847 domain-containing protein — protein MVLVSAFRDGSAALRANPILLVAGLLVGAGSQLQYLDQVVDSPLVSAGASLGWLVVFPFVLGGFIGTARAAIEGTDTSIRQFVTTARTHYVRLLSATVAFLLIILGTAIGIGTVGLVFGIGSMALASIHEVAGFIGGVVSVIVWLVSLLVVIMFVQFYDAAIVIEEQSVTDSFRRSIGLVRANLTSVVGFSLMWTLLVNLFFIPEYLVQLTMTDAAPAEVLPVDLGVPVAVLLPVGIGLSAVGFAYFYTVYTAYYLRLISDAPLPTDAA, from the coding sequence ATGGTTCTGGTCTCCGCATTTAGAGATGGATCCGCCGCCCTCCGAGCGAATCCGATCCTGCTCGTCGCCGGCCTCCTCGTTGGGGCCGGAAGCCAACTGCAGTACCTCGATCAGGTCGTTGACTCACCGCTGGTGTCAGCAGGTGCCTCGCTCGGGTGGCTGGTCGTGTTCCCGTTCGTTCTCGGTGGATTCATCGGAACAGCCCGCGCTGCGATCGAAGGAACGGACACGTCGATCCGCCAGTTCGTCACCACAGCGCGGACACATTACGTCCGACTGCTATCCGCTACGGTAGCGTTCCTACTGATCATCCTTGGAACTGCTATCGGGATCGGGACCGTTGGACTCGTCTTCGGTATCGGATCAATGGCGCTCGCTTCGATTCACGAGGTGGCTGGCTTCATCGGAGGCGTCGTCTCCGTGATCGTCTGGCTGGTGTCTCTCCTCGTCGTCATTATGTTCGTACAGTTCTACGACGCCGCAATCGTCATCGAAGAACAGAGTGTTACTGATTCGTTCCGGAGAAGTATCGGGCTCGTCCGCGCGAACCTCACAAGCGTTGTTGGCTTCTCACTTATGTGGACGCTTCTAGTGAATCTCTTCTTCATTCCCGAGTATCTCGTCCAGTTGACGATGACCGACGCCGCGCCTGCTGAGGTATTACCGGTCGACCTCGGGGTTCCGGTCGCGGTCCTGCTCCCGGTCGGAATCGGTCTGTCAGCGGTCGGCTTCGCGTACTTCTATACGGTATACACGGCGTACTACCTGCGGTTGATCAGTGACGCACCGCTCCCAACGGATGCAGCATAA
- a CDS encoding DUF5684 domain-containing protein: MSTSVPLQSGGSGNVELFVTLALTAVIFAGFWKTFEKAGEPGWAAIVPIYNLYVLVKISGNAWWWFVLFFIPVINFFATLKISIDVAGKFNKGILFGLGLTFISFVFYPLLGFGDYQYQDTTRSAEGAV, encoded by the coding sequence ATGAGCACATCCGTTCCGTTACAGAGTGGTGGTAGTGGAAACGTCGAACTGTTCGTTACGTTGGCGCTTACTGCCGTGATTTTCGCCGGGTTCTGGAAAACGTTTGAGAAGGCCGGTGAACCAGGATGGGCTGCAATCGTCCCGATATACAACCTGTATGTGTTGGTCAAAATAAGCGGAAACGCGTGGTGGTGGTTCGTTTTATTCTTCATTCCGGTGATTAACTTCTTCGCCACGCTGAAGATCAGCATAGACGTTGCTGGCAAGTTCAATAAGGGAATCCTGTTCGGCCTCGGACTCACGTTTATTTCGTTCGTTTTCTATCCGCTTCTCGGGTTCGGTGACTATCAGTACCAAGACACTACACGTTCAGCCGAGGGTGCTGTTTAG
- a CDS encoding ABC transporter permease, with translation MSDKPAALLTKTQRNRMENGFQSVDGAKRRRDQQRIRRRVAAGVDDFAHLVEYPDDQLEAAFDSYDDEHLVRALADMRVMSERVRLLHSIERDTVLRRARTRTQTAERGERTVSDLEFRTDEEVRSAVRAELESEYAPDDWKRRSELALKIGSLLALPGVSLIPIPYGAVPLAIDGALVFVALFFGGPLLAFGLGILLLRSIRDDFLPGLRAFGDDPVGTVRRMWNEF, from the coding sequence ATGTCCGACAAGCCGGCGGCATTGCTCACCAAGACACAGCGGAACCGTATGGAAAACGGGTTCCAGTCCGTGGACGGCGCCAAGCGTCGTCGGGATCAGCAGCGAATCCGCAGACGGGTCGCTGCCGGTGTCGACGACTTCGCCCATCTGGTCGAGTACCCGGACGATCAGCTCGAAGCCGCGTTCGATTCCTACGACGACGAGCACCTCGTCCGGGCCCTCGCGGATATGCGGGTCATGTCCGAGCGCGTTCGCTTGCTTCACAGTATCGAGCGCGATACAGTACTTCGGCGGGCCCGAACCCGAACGCAGACGGCCGAGCGGGGGGAGCGAACCGTCTCCGACCTCGAATTTCGGACGGACGAGGAGGTCCGGAGCGCAGTGCGGGCTGAGCTCGAATCGGAGTACGCACCCGACGACTGGAAACGTCGGTCGGAGCTTGCGCTGAAGATCGGCAGCCTGCTGGCACTTCCCGGTGTGTCGCTGATTCCGATCCCCTACGGGGCAGTCCCCTTGGCGATCGATGGAGCGCTCGTGTTCGTTGCGCTGTTCTTCGGCGGACCTCTGCTGGCGTTTGGGTTAGGGATCCTCCTGCTCCGGAGTATTCGAGACGATTTCCTCCCCGGGCTGCGAGCCTTCGGTGATGACCCTGTTGGAACGGTACGGCGGATGTGGAACGAGTTCTGA
- a CDS encoding CPBP family intramembrane glutamic endopeptidase, whose translation MSVLSEHGPVIPDTAAARAAATAFVLAIGGGVVSFAGVVLFGAVGGILGITDTDIYIVADVGVQLGFAVVAAGYLFVADERSRYLKFHQPTVEDIAWILALPAISAALSVGLTTVLPVFGIAVPTHSHSSVGTAELLLQRPMLWAVAIPALYLFAAPIEEILYRGIVQGRLRPHLGTAGVVLASGVAFGSMHTLTYLFASGPLVYTILSITAFGCVWAFVYERTENLVVTAVSHAMFWTVPFSTLLPVV comes from the coding sequence ATGAGCGTGCTCTCCGAGCACGGACCCGTGATCCCGGATACAGCAGCGGCGAGAGCAGCAGCTACGGCGTTCGTGTTGGCGATCGGAGGTGGCGTGGTTTCGTTCGCAGGCGTCGTACTCTTCGGAGCGGTCGGTGGCATACTGGGTATCACAGACACGGACATCTACATAGTGGCTGATGTCGGCGTCCAACTCGGGTTTGCCGTGGTCGCCGCAGGATACCTGTTCGTTGCCGACGAACGATCCCGGTACCTGAAGTTCCACCAGCCGACCGTCGAGGACATCGCGTGGATCCTCGCGCTTCCGGCTATCAGTGCAGCGCTATCGGTCGGTCTCACGACGGTTCTGCCTGTGTTCGGAATCGCCGTTCCAACACACAGCCATAGCAGCGTCGGAACCGCTGAACTGCTGTTGCAACGGCCGATGTTGTGGGCGGTCGCGATCCCCGCACTATACCTCTTTGCGGCGCCCATCGAGGAGATCCTGTATCGAGGCATCGTCCAGGGGCGGCTTCGTCCCCACCTCGGGACCGCGGGAGTGGTTCTCGCGAGCGGCGTCGCGTTCGGATCGATGCACACGCTGACATACCTGTTCGCGTCCGGTCCCCTCGTCTATACGATACTCTCGATCACCGCCTTCGGCTGCGTCTGGGCGTTCGTCTACGAGCGAACCGAGAACCTGGTCGTGACCGCGGTCAGTCACGCCATGTTCTGGACCGTTCCGTTCTCGACGCTTCTTCCGGTCGTCTAA
- a CDS encoding DUF2339 domain-containing protein, with amino-acid sequence MTDDDDLRAEVRELRSEVDALQHRLGRLESTLDSDTLPEEQRPRERDSDRTHAREQQGSDPAPSPPPSQGTRSSDHAPADASSDTGDARETDDDRRNWERDIGTKWLGRVGSVALVLGIVFFIRVAIEAGILGPLGRVVAGTVAGTALLVGGRYAARRRGYWRWGRITAGTGLAIAFFSVYAAYGFQSYRTAIGTPLWAVLVVLTTLIGTTVVVSVFDGDPLVADEAFLLGYATAYLGLDAGSFVVTPAYALLLTLGLVVIATIRPWSRHVTASVPLTYGLVIAWVADFDPGWGVVAGVTVAVFASYVAGSVVLRRSSRTDAWHRRLLQALTPLNAGIAAALLEWTAREWVPGLPVEGVAVAVIALALGGVYAATKHQSASRDDVAGTTAVVFLGVSAVLALETLTATVGLLAITCGAVAVTRYGVGDAPRWGAHLVAVGTVGKLLAIDARALSGLTLADPLATVTGRPTAFLLAIGAFYGLAWWHRGDTFALPRRDDSIRLAVPYLLTATALTVVGLGLELSGFGLSVAWATFGAVLFGAGLRTETRVFRLQGVAVFGVTTAKVFLFDTQGLDTIARTISFLVLGSLLLAASYAYARWQGDRPLDRFIEG; translated from the coding sequence ATGACCGACGATGACGACCTCAGAGCGGAGGTTCGAGAGCTTCGGTCGGAGGTCGATGCCCTCCAACATCGTCTCGGCCGCCTCGAATCGACACTGGACAGCGACACGCTGCCCGAAGAGCAGCGCCCACGGGAACGTGACTCCGACCGAACGCACGCTCGGGAGCAACAGGGTAGTGATCCCGCGCCGTCGCCACCCCCGTCCCAGGGGACACGTAGTAGCGATCACGCCCCCGCAGACGCGAGTTCCGACACGGGCGATGCACGGGAGACGGACGACGACCGCCGGAACTGGGAGCGGGACATCGGAACCAAGTGGCTGGGTCGTGTCGGTAGCGTCGCGCTCGTCCTCGGGATCGTCTTCTTCATTCGGGTGGCGATCGAAGCCGGCATTCTCGGGCCGCTCGGCCGCGTCGTCGCGGGTACCGTCGCTGGAACCGCATTACTCGTCGGGGGACGGTACGCCGCACGCCGCCGAGGATACTGGCGGTGGGGACGGATCACCGCCGGCACCGGGCTCGCGATCGCCTTTTTCAGCGTCTACGCGGCCTACGGGTTTCAGTCGTACCGGACTGCGATCGGGACCCCGCTGTGGGCCGTTCTGGTAGTACTGACCACCCTCATCGGAACCACCGTCGTCGTGTCCGTGTTTGACGGGGATCCGCTGGTGGCCGACGAGGCGTTCCTACTGGGCTATGCGACGGCGTACCTCGGACTCGACGCCGGGAGCTTCGTCGTGACACCCGCGTACGCACTCCTGCTCACCCTCGGGCTGGTCGTCATCGCGACGATCCGCCCGTGGAGTCGGCACGTGACCGCCAGCGTCCCCCTGACGTACGGGCTCGTCATCGCGTGGGTGGCTGACTTCGACCCCGGGTGGGGGGTCGTGGCCGGCGTCACCGTCGCCGTCTTCGCCAGCTACGTCGCAGGGAGCGTCGTACTCAGACGAAGCAGCCGGACTGACGCGTGGCACCGCCGTCTGCTACAGGCGCTGACGCCGCTCAACGCCGGGATCGCCGCGGCGCTGTTGGAGTGGACCGCTCGAGAATGGGTTCCAGGGCTGCCGGTTGAGGGTGTCGCCGTCGCGGTGATTGCGCTCGCACTCGGCGGGGTCTACGCGGCGACCAAGCACCAGTCCGCCTCTCGGGACGATGTTGCGGGAACGACGGCCGTTGTGTTCCTGGGTGTGAGCGCGGTGCTGGCGCTCGAGACGTTAACTGCCACTGTCGGATTACTCGCGATCACTTGTGGTGCGGTCGCAGTCACACGGTATGGTGTCGGTGACGCACCTCGGTGGGGCGCACACCTCGTCGCAGTCGGGACCGTGGGCAAACTTCTCGCCATCGACGCGAGAGCGTTGTCCGGACTCACCCTCGCGGACCCGCTTGCAACTGTGACCGGGCGACCGACCGCGTTCCTCCTCGCGATCGGGGCGTTCTACGGGCTCGCGTGGTGGCACCGAGGCGACACGTTCGCGCTTCCGCGCCGGGACGACAGCATCCGACTGGCGGTTCCGTATCTCCTGACAGCGACTGCGCTTACCGTCGTTGGGCTCGGACTCGAACTGTCCGGCTTCGGCCTGTCGGTCGCGTGGGCAACGTTCGGCGCAGTGCTCTTCGGGGCTGGACTCCGGACGGAGACGCGTGTGTTCCGACTCCAGGGTGTTGCCGTGTTCGGTGTGACGACGGCGAAGGTGTTCCTGTTCGACACCCAGGGGCTCGATACGATCGCCCGGACGATCTCGTTTCTCGTCCTCGGGAGTCTCCTCCTGGCGGCGTCGTACGCGTACGCCCGCTGGCAGGGGGATCGTCCGCTCGATCGGTTCATCGAGGGCTGA
- a CDS encoding CPBP family intramembrane glutamic endopeptidase has product MSQETLTRVAALKRSAPHRPAGTFLAVLVTYSALVATGIFTILEGIPRVLKIVVYAWGPMISAGVTVWVLDESVRDWVGQLRNVRVGPRWYLIGIGVMLLGTEFENIIAVVLGSDIVVPAYPPMTYVIPFVVTLFLAGALEELGWRGFLQPHLQQRFDAVWVSIGIGVTWAVWHIPMMVAGFGDFAAFWEYTLNITAISIVYGWLYNTTDAALPVVMITHAAHNIPPISTSTGTVPTIFTTVSGDTMIYITCALLVTLYAGSRTLTRDGTLPGIPGQPRGRSPGSGTSAD; this is encoded by the coding sequence ATGTCGCAGGAAACACTGACCCGCGTCGCCGCACTCAAGCGGAGCGCACCCCACCGGCCGGCCGGAACCTTTCTAGCCGTGCTAGTCACGTACTCCGCCCTTGTCGCTACAGGTATTTTTACCATACTGGAAGGAATTCCTCGCGTTCTGAAGATAGTAGTGTACGCGTGGGGTCCGATGATCAGTGCAGGAGTGACCGTCTGGGTGTTGGATGAGAGCGTTCGGGACTGGGTCGGACAACTCCGAAACGTACGGGTTGGGCCCCGGTGGTACCTCATCGGTATCGGGGTTATGCTGCTTGGAACCGAATTTGAGAATATCATCGCGGTGGTTCTCGGTAGCGACATTGTTGTTCCGGCATATCCGCCGATGACGTACGTGATTCCGTTCGTTGTCACCCTCTTTCTGGCCGGCGCATTGGAGGAGTTAGGCTGGCGCGGCTTCTTACAACCCCATCTTCAACAACGATTTGACGCGGTGTGGGTGAGTATCGGTATCGGCGTTACGTGGGCAGTGTGGCACATCCCAATGATGGTCGCTGGTTTCGGCGACTTTGCAGCCTTCTGGGAATATACGCTGAATATAACGGCAATATCGATCGTCTACGGCTGGCTGTACAATACCACCGACGCAGCGCTGCCAGTCGTGATGATCACGCACGCGGCTCACAATATCCCTCCGATCAGTACGTCCACCGGAACCGTGCCTACGATATTCACTACGGTATCAGGAGACACAATGATATACATTACTTGTGCTCTACTCGTTACATTGTACGCTGGATCACGGACGTTAACTCGGGATGGAACTCTCCCAGGAATTCCCGGGCAACCCAGAGGGCGTTCGCCGGGATCGGGGACTTCTGCTGACTGA
- a CDS encoding DUF6498-containing protein, with the protein MRRHGPKWVVERVPEALGESRDFVSGIVLNLGLIIGVVIFRWSLVEIALIYLIEVAIITLLFFSVALFTPQPVAELDGDPWNTEPSSLQPIGLLPPVYWRNIKFIAGRAIGSGAFIGAVLTPVASRAGLDSDPPLSLGLAIAGIVLFQLTRIWRYFISNRSYQEKSPADAMEFAFAPVIELYLIFMYVIVPVTLVLASIAFTTDVNLDAWPVLLLYLIPIGAIRAWFGSLDPQTNDFEISFS; encoded by the coding sequence ATGAGGAGGCACGGCCCGAAATGGGTTGTTGAACGGGTTCCTGAGGCACTCGGAGAGTCCCGTGACTTCGTTTCAGGAATCGTCCTGAACCTTGGACTCATCATCGGAGTGGTTATATTTCGGTGGAGCCTCGTTGAAATCGCACTCATCTACCTCATCGAAGTAGCGATTATCACCCTCCTGTTCTTCTCCGTTGCACTATTCACGCCGCAGCCGGTCGCGGAGCTCGATGGCGATCCGTGGAACACGGAGCCCAGTTCACTCCAGCCGATTGGTCTGCTCCCACCGGTGTACTGGCGGAACATCAAATTCATCGCGGGCAGGGCTATCGGCAGCGGTGCGTTCATCGGAGCAGTACTGACACCGGTCGCGTCCAGAGCCGGTTTGGACTCGGACCCTCCCCTCTCGCTGGGGCTCGCGATTGCCGGCATCGTTCTGTTTCAACTGACGCGGATCTGGCGATATTTCATTTCCAACCGATCGTATCAGGAGAAGTCACCGGCAGACGCGATGGAGTTCGCGTTTGCACCGGTTATTGAGTTGTACCTGATATTTATGTATGTGATCGTTCCCGTCACTCTCGTACTTGCGAGTATCGCGTTCACAACGGATGTCAATCTGGATGCCTGGCCCGTTTTATTGCTCTATTTGATTCCAATCGGAGCGATTCGGGCGTGGTTCGGAAGTTTGGATCCGCAGACGAACGATTTCGAAATCAGTTTCAGTTGA
- a CDS encoding helix-turn-helix domain-containing protein, producing the protein MTLPVTDDTLRTFLGAVGVFAALVVFTEHTARSLAPVLILSAGMLTYSAMDEAYDLPDGANWLVYGLGLVAVGVFLTLSYTAWIGGVVLLVGLWFVLDGAITIRYGSARTPHEFVSGAESEAMLRMQILHTVHQALRESDQPHTPTELAEICDLTESRVRSALEYLEQRGQVSRTEGEYRAVPQTWGRLTPVVRFGTWLPHRILRPVRQVRNHR; encoded by the coding sequence ATGACTCTCCCCGTCACCGACGATACCCTCCGGACGTTCCTCGGCGCAGTGGGCGTGTTCGCAGCTCTTGTGGTATTTACCGAACACACCGCTCGATCACTAGCACCCGTTCTAATCCTCTCTGCAGGAATGCTGACGTACAGCGCGATGGACGAGGCGTACGACCTCCCGGACGGAGCAAACTGGCTGGTCTACGGTCTGGGACTGGTGGCTGTGGGCGTGTTCCTGACGCTCAGTTACACGGCGTGGATCGGAGGCGTGGTCCTGCTCGTCGGTCTCTGGTTTGTTCTCGACGGCGCGATCACGATCCGGTACGGGTCCGCCCGGACGCCCCACGAGTTCGTCTCGGGAGCAGAATCCGAGGCGATGCTCCGGATGCAGATTTTGCACACGGTGCACCAGGCGCTTCGCGAAAGCGACCAGCCGCATACCCCTACGGAGCTCGCGGAAATCTGTGACCTGACCGAGTCGCGAGTCAGGTCCGCCCTCGAGTACTTAGAACAGCGAGGGCAAGTCAGCAGGACTGAGGGGGAGTACAGAGCGGTCCCGCAGACCTGGGGTCGGCTGACACCTGTCGTGCGGTTCGGCACTTGGTTACCACACCGTATACTCCGGCCCGTTCGTCAGGTGCGCAACCACCGATAG
- a CDS encoding homing endonuclease associated repeat-containing protein has protein sequence MTEHICDYCGESFATSNELGGHVTAVHRRDQILTDADVILDDLQRVADKLGKPPTAKEMSEHGEYSQRVCQKRFGSWNEALREAGFAPNRKYRLTDQDLLDEINRLADQFGRPPSSGEMNRIRKFHKCTYLERFGGWEEALSEAGFSQPQSYQECSAIPYGPNWPEQRRKALKRDDYECQTPWCGMTQVDHQEQVGKDISVHHLVPRKFFIDPDGRFDHEQANRIANLVTVCSKHHLIWEAVAPQRLDTIVDSTQSQEIAGGECVGHPPRGGEG, from the coding sequence GTGACAGAGCATATCTGTGACTACTGTGGCGAGTCATTTGCGACCTCCAACGAACTGGGCGGGCACGTAACGGCCGTCCATCGCCGCGACCAGATCCTAACGGACGCGGACGTAATTCTCGACGACCTCCAGCGTGTCGCAGACAAATTAGGAAAACCGCCGACAGCAAAGGAAATGAGCGAGCACGGGGAGTATTCCCAACGGGTCTGTCAGAAGAGGTTCGGGAGTTGGAACGAGGCGCTTCGTGAGGCTGGCTTCGCCCCGAATCGAAAATACCGACTCACCGATCAGGACCTGTTGGATGAGATTAACCGCCTCGCAGACCAGTTCGGTCGCCCGCCGTCGAGCGGCGAGATGAATCGAATCAGGAAGTTTCACAAGTGTACATATCTCGAACGGTTTGGTGGATGGGAAGAGGCGCTCAGCGAAGCTGGCTTCTCACAGCCGCAGTCCTATCAAGAGTGCTCGGCGATCCCCTACGGCCCGAACTGGCCAGAACAGCGACGAAAAGCGTTGAAACGCGATGACTACGAGTGTCAAACACCTTGGTGTGGGATGACCCAAGTAGATCATCAAGAGCAGGTGGGAAAGGATATCTCGGTCCACCATCTGGTTCCGCGGAAGTTCTTCATCGATCCCGACGGGCGGTTTGACCACGAGCAAGCAAATCGAATCGCGAATCTCGTGACGGTCTGTTCAAAACACCATCTCATCTGGGAGGCCGTCGCCCCACAGCGACTAGATACGATTGTCGACAGCACACAGTCGCAAGAGATAGCCGGGGGAGAGTGTGTTGGTCACCCCCCACGAGGGGGTGAGGGGTAA
- a CDS encoding homing endonuclease associated repeat-containing protein, whose amino-acid sequence MGKKLYSDEELLNRLQGFASELGRPPSQNEMNESGPHTAKTYADRFGSWNEALKTADLETGTNEPNGRPATPEADLLADLKSVAEIAGGAPSERTYRDHGKYSVKTYCKRFGGWNSALRAAGLEPNVELNLSEEALISALQEFAEELGRPPTTDEMDQDGPHTTGPYKRAFGNWNQALRRAGLEVYYTRNVSEDTLLSELKRLSEELGHIPRKEEMRDQGKWSGSVYQKQFGSWNEALRAAGFEPNTRWRIPREDLLTELRELAEELGHPPTTSEMLEHGKFTTQPYQRVFGTWRTALQAADPDYLENYRQSNTGTVPFGSNWPEIREEIITRDNESCLRCGMGREAHREKFGRDLPVHHRVPRRRFYNDPDRSVDDADVPSNLLTLCIPCHRRIERMPVQPVVE is encoded by the coding sequence ATGGGCAAGAAGCTGTATTCAGACGAAGAACTCCTCAATCGTCTCCAGGGATTCGCCTCTGAGCTCGGGCGGCCTCCGTCGCAGAATGAGATGAACGAGTCCGGCCCTCATACCGCAAAGACCTACGCGGACCGTTTCGGGTCGTGGAATGAAGCGCTCAAGACTGCCGACCTTGAGACGGGGACAAACGAGCCAAACGGCAGACCAGCGACACCGGAAGCCGATCTTCTTGCGGATCTCAAATCAGTTGCTGAAATCGCAGGAGGGGCACCTTCAGAGCGAACCTACAGAGATCACGGAAAGTACTCGGTGAAAACATACTGTAAGCGATTCGGCGGGTGGAACTCAGCACTACGGGCAGCTGGGTTGGAGCCCAACGTTGAATTGAACCTCTCCGAAGAAGCACTCATTTCGGCTCTACAGGAGTTCGCTGAGGAACTTGGCCGCCCACCCACAACAGACGAGATGGATCAAGATGGTCCACATACCACAGGTCCGTACAAGCGGGCCTTCGGAAATTGGAATCAGGCTCTTCGGAGGGCTGGCTTAGAGGTATACTATACACGAAACGTGAGTGAGGACACTCTGCTGTCTGAGCTCAAGAGACTCAGCGAAGAGCTGGGACACATTCCCCGCAAAGAGGAGATGCGGGACCAGGGAAAATGGAGCGGATCGGTCTATCAGAAGCAATTCGGTTCTTGGAACGAGGCTCTTAGAGCCGCTGGCTTCGAACCAAATACCCGATGGCGAATTCCGCGGGAGGATTTGTTGACCGAATTGCGAGAACTCGCGGAAGAGTTGGGCCACCCGCCGACAACGAGTGAGATGCTTGAACACGGGAAATTCACGACCCAGCCGTATCAGCGCGTATTCGGTACGTGGCGAACAGCCCTACAGGCGGCCGATCCAGACTATTTGGAGAACTACCGTCAGTCAAATACCGGGACAGTGCCGTTTGGCTCAAACTGGCCAGAGATTCGTGAGGAGATCATCACCCGTGACAACGAGTCCTGTCTGCGCTGCGGTATGGGCCGCGAAGCTCACCGCGAGAAATTCGGTCGTGATCTCCCGGTTCACCACCGGGTTCCTCGACGCCGGTTCTACAACGATCCAGATCGGTCTGTCGACGATGCAGATGTCCCGAGTAACCTGCTGACTCTCTGTATTCCGTGTCACCGGCGCATAGAGCGGATGCCAGTCCAGCCAGTAGTTGAGTGA